In Synergistaceae bacterium DZ-S4, one genomic interval encodes:
- the rpmG gene encoding 50S ribosomal protein L33, whose protein sequence is MADIVGLQCTTCKRRNYVTLVNKKKATKKLEKKKYCKFCDKHTLHKECK, encoded by the coding sequence TGGCGGATATCGTCGGTCTTCAGTGCACAACATGCAAGCGCCGCAACTATGTGACGCTTGTCAACAAGAAAAAGGCTACCAAAAAACTTGAAAAAAAGAAATATTGCAAGTTCTGTGACAAACATACCTTGCATAAGGAGTGCAAGTAG